DNA from Petroclostridium xylanilyticum:
TCTCCCTCCTACATCCCTATAGGAGCTCTTATAGGGATAACCTTATATAAAAGTTCTACCAGCAATGTGTATCTATTAAACACCATCAAAATTCCAAAAAACAGCAGTATAGCACCTACACTGTAGGATATGGATTTCTGATACTTTGACACTTTTTGTAAAAGCTTTGCTGATTTTTCCAAAGTTAGTCCCACTACTAAGTAAGGAACTGCTAATCCCATTGAGAAAGAAAACATGGTAAACATACCTTGGTGCACAGAGCCTGTACTTCCAGCGAATATCAGCATTGAATACAGAACGGGACCTATGCAGTGGGAACAAGCAATTGCAAAGAATATTCCTACAAGGAAAGTAGTAAGATATCTTGCAGAAGTAAATTTATCAGTGTTAAATAGGTTTTCCAATCTACGACTCTTTAGGGTGACTGCTTTAAATACTCCCAGCATCTTGAGGGCAAGCAATATTACCATGATACCGCCTAATATATTGAATATCTTAATATTTTTATTAAGAAACTTTGCCGCTTGCCCTGCTGTTCCTCCTGCAACGGTAAAAACAAGCGTAAAAGCTGCAATGAATAATAAAGTATTTATGATAATATGCAATTGTGTGGCAGTTTTCTTCTTAGCACTTGTAAGTTGTTCCATTGACATACCGGTGATAAGACTGAAATACACGGTTATCATTGGAATAATACAAGGCGAAAGAAAAGAAACTAACCCTGCAAAAAAAGCAACTAAAGATATCGATGTAGACATATCTTATGTTTCTCCTCTATCTAACTCGTTATTACTTGTTGGCTCCTCCATTGCTTCCTTTCTTATTTAATTCACAGCAATCAAGTTTTTGCCCCTTAAAGTTATCTCCATTCGCCTTTGCAATCTTTTCCAGTAATCTTTCGAACCATTTAAACATATATGGCACCTTCCCTTTCCCTATTTTCTTCACTCCTTAATTCTTACTATTCATATTGTAATACTCAATTATGAAGATATTATGAAGATCATGTAAATATTTTAAAATGGCAGGATGATATAAATTCACATTAACTTTTATCGCACAATTAGAAATATTTTAACCTAATGTATTATGCTAGTTTAAATATGATTCCAATAACTAAGCTACAAAGCCTAGAGCCTGTAAACTCGATCTTTAGAATTTTTTATTTATATAATACACATTTACATAATTAGATTCATATAATTATTATATAACAGTACTTACGCAAAAATCTATAAATGATATTGCGTAAGTACTGTATGCAAATAATTTTAGTTTTAGAAAGGAGAATTTCAATGCCCGACGATTTCGCAGATTATTCACCCATGTATCCTGGAGTCTTTGACTATGGATATCCTTACTCTCATCGCATCCATCACGAACACTTGGTAAAAACGATTCAAGATTGCGAAGCTGTGTGTGAACACATGACTACCCTTTTAAAAAGAAGACCAGATGTTCAAATGAGACTAAGACAACTTCAACTATTGCGTGACTGTGCAGACATTTGCGGTTTAACTGCAAAATATATTGCACGTAATAGTATGTTTGCAAGACCTGCTGCTAACCTATGTGCATCTATTTGTGAAGCTTGTGGAGCTGAATGTGCAAGATTCCCTGATGCTGAATCACAAAATTGCGCTCGCGTCTGCATGAATTGTGCAAGAGAATGCCGAGCTTTTGCAGCCACAATGGCATAAGCTTCAAATCTTTCCTCTAACAGTTTTATGAAAAACTTAGAGGAGCAAAAATTCAAAGGACTTCTGCGTTTACAGAAGCCCTTTGAATTTTTATAACACGTTATTTAGCAAAAGTTATTTTATATAGCACAACTAATTTCTAATAAACTGCAGTGGATTTACAGGTTGGTCATTTTTTCTTACTTCAAAGTGAAGATGAGGTCCTGTAACCCTGCCTGTAGCACCCACTGTTGCAATGACCTGCCCTTTATACACTCTTTCTCCTACTTTTACTTTTAAAGTATTGTTATGGGCATAATAGGTTTTATAACCATTTTCATGGTCAATAATAATAAGATTTCCATAGCCGCTATCGGACTTAAAACCGGAATAAATGACTTTTCCTCCATCAGCTGCTACAACTGGAGCGCCAAAAGGGGCAGCAATATCGATTCCTGTATGCCTTTCCCCCCATCTTGGGCCAAACCGTGAAGTTAGCGGCCCGGAGGCAGGATTTCTAAAAATACCATAAGCTACAGTCTGAGGTCTTTTCTTAGTGCCTTTTAAAATAATTTCTGTCTGAGGTTGCTGTACGATTTCTTCCTTAATTACATTTCTATCTGTTAATATATTATTTACTTTAACTACTTGTTCTACAACCTTTTTTTTACCTTCTTTTCCCTTTGTCTGTATCTTTCTTTCTCCCAGATAAAGATTCTCTGTTTCCTGGTATTTTGTATCATATGCAATATCTTTTTCATATGCAATAGTTTCTACAACCTTGACATTTATAAATGGTTTGGGTGCAACCAGGTTCAGCTCTTGTCCGATTTGGAGACTATCCAGGTTGATGCCCGGATTAGCCTGTTTTATTTCATCCAGGGTTATATTGTGTTTCTTTGTAATATCCCAGGTCGTATCCCCTTCTTTAATAACATATTTTTCGGGCTTGCTACTGCCCTCTACTATATACTGATAGGCACTTTCCAGATCTTTTATTTTAGCAGCTTCAACATCTCTTCTAAGTATTTCTACTTTTTCAACAAAACTTATTTCTTTATTATTTTTATCCTGTAAGTATTGGCTTTTTATTCTATTTAAGATTTCTTCTGCTGACTCCCTGTCCTTTAAATAAACCAGGTCTTCACCATCTACGTTCAATGAATAAGCTTCCACTTTTACTTCCAGATTTTCTTGCAGCCTTGATTTAATTACATCCATAGGAGTTATTTCAGCTGCTAACTTAAAAATTTTTTCACTGGTTATGGCTTGTGATATTTTTGTTTCTGTACCCAACTCATCTTTAATGCTATTTTCTATCTCTTGAATTGCCGTATACAATTCTTCCTTATTTTTTACTACTCCTATTTCTTTGCCATCTATCTTTACTGCATAAGCAGTATTAGAAAAATATATTACACTAAATATGGAAATTATTAACATATTTAAAACTACCGGTACGAAAACTTTCTTGCTGCTTAGTATTCTACGGAATTCTAACACTCTTTCAGATACCTCCTTGTTATATATTCACTACAGCTTTGTTCATTTTACCATAATAATTTATCATAGCTGTTCTAATAAGTCCAAATTGATTAATGTGAATCAGGTCTTATTACAAAAGGATACCACTTTTTTTCTTTGAATTGCTTTAATTGTTACAAAATTATTAAAATTGATTACAAATTTATTAAGACTTTATTATGCTATTGAGCTATATGTCGTAAAATCATTAGTGCATTATATATAGTAACACTTTTGGTACCAAAGTCATAGTATATTGTGAGGAGTAAATCCTAAACAAATCATTAAGAAGGAGGTTCTCAGCATGGCTGACGGATACGGATTGTTTGACAACAGTGAAATATTGTTTTTCATTTTAGTTTTCTTATTCCTATTCTGGGGCTTTGGTGGATATGGCTACGGCTATCCAAAGAAATAACACTACTTAAATAA
Protein-coding regions in this window:
- a CDS encoding cytochrome c biogenesis CcdA family protein, whose protein sequence is MSTSISLVAFFAGLVSFLSPCIIPMITVYFSLITGMSMEQLTSAKKKTATQLHIIINTLLFIAAFTLVFTVAGGTAGQAAKFLNKNIKIFNILGGIMVILLALKMLGVFKAVTLKSRRLENLFNTDKFTSARYLTTFLVGIFFAIACSHCIGPVLYSMLIFAGSTGSVHQGMFTMFSFSMGLAVPYLVVGLTLEKSAKLLQKVSKYQKSISYSVGAILLFFGILMVFNRYTLLVELLYKVIPIRAPIGM
- a CDS encoding four-helix bundle copper-binding protein; translated protein: MPDDFADYSPMYPGVFDYGYPYSHRIHHEHLVKTIQDCEAVCEHMTTLLKRRPDVQMRLRQLQLLRDCADICGLTAKYIARNSMFARPAANLCASICEACGAECARFPDAESQNCARVCMNCARECRAFAATMA
- a CDS encoding peptidoglycan DD-metalloendopeptidase family protein, with the protein product MLEFRRILSSKKVFVPVVLNMLIISIFSVIYFSNTAYAVKIDGKEIGVVKNKEELYTAIQEIENSIKDELGTETKISQAITSEKIFKLAAEITPMDVIKSRLQENLEVKVEAYSLNVDGEDLVYLKDRESAEEILNRIKSQYLQDKNNKEISFVEKVEILRRDVEAAKIKDLESAYQYIVEGSSKPEKYVIKEGDTTWDITKKHNITLDEIKQANPGINLDSLQIGQELNLVAPKPFINVKVVETIAYEKDIAYDTKYQETENLYLGERKIQTKGKEGKKKVVEQVVKVNNILTDRNVIKEEIVQQPQTEIILKGTKKRPQTVAYGIFRNPASGPLTSRFGPRWGERHTGIDIAAPFGAPVVAADGGKVIYSGFKSDSGYGNLIIIDHENGYKTYYAHNNTLKVKVGERVYKGQVIATVGATGRVTGPHLHFEVRKNDQPVNPLQFIRN
- a CDS encoding LDCC motif putative metal-binding protein; amino-acid sequence: MFKWFERLLEKIAKANGDNFKGQKLDCCELNKKGSNGGANK